The proteins below are encoded in one region of Apium graveolens cultivar Ventura chromosome 4, ASM990537v1, whole genome shotgun sequence:
- the LOC141721390 gene encoding somatic embryogenesis receptor kinase 2, protein MAQQIAVSLFVFLILMFGYVLMISANMEGDALHSLRTSLQDPNNVLQSWDPTLVNPCTWFHVTCNNENSVIRVDLGNAALSGQLVPLGQLKNLQYLELYSNNISGPIPNDLGNLTNLVSLDLYMNSFTGPIPDTLGKLTRLRFLRLNNNSLSGPIPMSLTNVTTLQVLDLSNNRLSGPVPDNGSFSLFTPISFANNLNLCGPVTGRPCPGSPPFSPPPPFIPPSTVPPPGENGPTGAIAGGVAAGAALLFAAPAMAFAWWRRRKPREHFFDVPAEEDPEVHLGQLKRFSLRELQVATDTFSNILGRGGFGKVYKGRLADGSLVAVKRLKEERTPGGELQFQTEVEMISMAVHRNLLRLRGFCMTPTERLLVYPYMANGSVASCLRERPPSEPPLDWPTRKRIALGSARGLSYLHDHCDPKIIHRDVKAANILLDEEFEAVVGDFGLAKLMDYKDTHVTTAVRGTIGHIAPEYLSTGKSSEKTDVFGYGIMLLELITGQRAFDLARLANDDDVMLLDWVKSLLKEKKLEMLVDPDLKNNYVDTEVEQLIQVALLCTQGSPMERPKMSEVVRMLEGDGLAEKWEEWQKVEVIHQDVELAPHRTSEWILDSTDNLHAFELSGPR, encoded by the exons ATGGCGCAACAGATCGCTGTTTCGCTTTTCGTGTTTTTAATTTTAATGTTTGGTTATGTTCTCATGATCTCTGCAAATATGGAAG GTGATGCATTACACAGCTTACGGACTAGTTTACAAGACCCTAACAATGTCCTGCAGAGCTGGGATCCGACGCTTGTAAACCCTTGCACATGGTTTCATGTCACATGTAACAATGAAAACAGTGTTATAAGAGT CGATCTTGGGAATGCAGCATTGTCTGGTCAGTTGGTTCCTCTCGGTCAGTTGAAAAATTTACAGTACCT GGAGCTTTATAGTAATAATATAAGTGGACCGATCCCTAATGATCTTGGGAATTTGACAAATTTGGTGAGCTTGGACCTCTACATGAATAGCTTCACTGGACCCATACCAGATACACTAGGAAAGCTTACAAGGCTAAGATTCTT GCGTCTCAATAACAACAGCCTCTCTGGTCCAATTCCAATGTCACTGACTAATGTCACAACTCTTCAAGTTCT GGATTTATCAAACAATCGGTTATCAGGACCAGTACCGGACAATGGCTCATTTTCTCTGTTCACTCCCATCAG TTTTGCCAATAATCTGAATTTATGTGGACCCGTTACTGGGAGACCCTGCCCTGGATCTCCACCATTTTCTCCACCTCCTCCGTTTATCCCACCGTCAACCGTACCGCCTCCAG GAGAAAATGGTCCAACTGGAGCTATTGCTGGAGGAGTGGCTGCAGGTGCTGCTTTACTGTTTGCTGCACCTGCAATGGCATTCGCTTGGTGGCGACGAAGGAAACCTCGAGAACATTTCTTTGATGTCCCAG CTGAAGAGGACCCAGAAGTGCACCTGGGTCAGCTGAAGAGGTTTTCTTTGCGAGAATTACAAGTTGCAACCGATACTTTCAGTAACATCCTTGGAAGAGGTGGATTTGGTAAGGTATACAAGGGACGCCTTGCAGATGGCTCACTTGTGGCAGTTAAAAGGCTAAAAGAAGAACGAACGCCAGGTGGTGAGCTGCAGTTTCAAACAGAGGTGGAAATGATTAGCATGGCTGTGCATCGAAATCTTCTGCGGCTACGTGGTTTTTGCATGACACCTACAGAGCGGCTGCTTGTATATCCATACATGGCCAATGGAAGTGTTGCATCATGTTTAAGAG AGCGTCCACCATCGGAACCACCCCTTGATTGGCCAACTAGGAAGAGGATTGCATTAGGATCTGCAAGAGGACTTTCTTATCTGCATGATCATTGTGATCCCAAAATTATACATCGCGATGTGAAGGCAGCAAATATATTATTGGATGAAGAATTTGAGGCTGTTGTTGGTGACTTTGGGTTAGCTAAGCTTATGGATTACAAGGATACCCATGTTACGACTGCTGTAAGAGGCACCATTGGGCACATAGCTCCAGAGTACCTCTCCACAGGAAAGTCATCAGAGAAGACTGATGTCTTCGGTTACGGGATTATGCTCTTAGAGCTGATAACCGGACAGAGGGCATTTGATCTCGCTCGACTTGCCAACGATGATGATGTTATGCTTTTGGATTGG GTTAAAAGCCTTTTAAAAGAGAAGAAGTTGGAAATGCTGGTTGATCCTGACCTGAAAAACAATTACGTTGACACTGAGGTGGAACAGCTTATTCAAGTAGCATTGCTGTGTACCCAAGGCTCACCAATGGAAAGGCCCAAGATGTCAGAGGTAGTCAGAATGCTTGAAGGTGACGGCCTTGCAGAGAAGTGGGAGGAGTGGCAAAAGGTGGAGGTCATCCATCAAGACGTCGAATTAGCTCCTCATCGGACCTCTGAATGGATTCTAGACTCAACCGACAACCTACATGCTTTTGAATTATCTGGTCCAAGATAA
- the LOC141721391 gene encoding somatic embryogenesis receptor kinase 2-like isoform X1, with protein sequence MKLERPFTVYIFGELIILFYLLENISANLEGDALHDLRSSLQDPNNVLQSWDSTLVNPCTWFHVTCNNENSVIRVDLGNAALSGTLVPLGQLKNLQYLELYSNNISGPIPGDLGNLTNLVSLDLYMNSFSGPIPDTLGKLTKLRFLRLNNNSLSGVIPMSLTNIGTLQVLDLSNNHLSGLVPDNGSFSLFTPISFANNLNLCGPVTGKPCPGTPPFSPPRSFVPTSIVPSPGRKDATGSIAGVAAGAALLFAAPAMAFAWWQRRKPREHFSDVPLPAEEDPEVHLGLLKRYSLRELQVATDSFSNKNILGRGGFGKVYKGRLVDGTLVAVKRLKEERTPGGEMQFQTEVEMISMAVHRNLLRLLGFCMTPTERLLVYPYMANGSVASCLRERLPSEPPLDWPTRKRIALGSARALSYLHDNCDPRIIHRDVKAANILLDEEFEPVVGDFGLAKFMDYKDTHVTTVVRGTIGHIAPEYLSTGKTSEKTDVFGYGIMLLELITGQRASDLARLPNDDDVILLDWVKSLVKEKKLEMLVDPDMRNNYIEPEAEQHTQVALLCTQGWPMDRPKMSEVIRMLEGDGLAEKWEELQKVEVTNQEVELAPYRTSQWILNSTDNLHACELSGPR encoded by the exons ATGAAACTGGAGCGGCCGTTCACCGTTTACATTTTCGGAGAattaatcattctcttttatcTTTTGGAGAATATATCTGCCAATTTGGAAG GAGATGCACTACACGACTTAAGGAGCAGTTTACAAGATCCTAACAATGTGCTTCAGAGTTGGGATTCAACTCTTGTAAACCCTTGTACATGGTTTCATGTCACATGTAACAATGAAAACAGTGTTATAAGAGT TGATCTTGGAAATGCAGCACTGTCTGGTACACTTGTCCCTCTTGGGCAGCTGAAAAACTTACAGTATTT GGAGCTTTATAGTAACAATATAAGTGGACCAATCCCTGGTGATCTTGGAAATCTAACAAATTTGGTGAGCTTGGATCTGTACATGAACAGCTTTTCTGGTCCCATACCGGATACATTAGGAAAATTGACGAAGCTAAGATTCCT AAGGCTCAACAACAACAGCCTCTCTGGGGTGATTCCAATGTCATTGACGAATATCGGGACCCTTCAAGTTTT GGATCTATCAAACAATCATTTATCAGGACTAGTACCAGACAATGGCTCGTTTTCCTTGTTCACTCCCATCAG TTTTGCTAATAATCTAAATTTATGTGGACCGGTTACTGGGAAACCCTGCCCTGGAACTCCACCATTTTCTCCACCACGTTCCTTCGTTCCAACTTCGATAGTACCTTCTCCAG GCAGAAAAGATGCTACTGGATCAATTGCAGGAGTAGCTGCTGGTGCTGCTTTACTCTTTGCAGCCCCTGCAATGGCATTTGCATGGTGGCAAAGAAGAAAACCGCGTGAACATTTCTCTGATGTACCACTACCAG CTGAGGAGGATCCAGAAGTGCACCTAGGTCTACTGAAAAGGTATTCATTGCGAGAATTACAAGTTGCCACAGATAGTTTTAGCAACAAAAACATATTAGGTAGAGGTGGATTCGGTAAGGTATACAAAGGGCGACTTGTTGATGGAACACTTGTGGCAGTCAAAAGGCTAAAAGAAGAACGAACACCTGGCGGAGAGATGCAGTTTCAAACAGAAGTAGAGATGATCAGTATGGCTGTGCATAGAAATCTTTTGCGGCTACTTGGATTTTGCATGACGCCAACTGAACGCCTACTTGTCTATCCATACATGGCTAATGGAAGTGTTGCATCATGTTTAAGAG AGCGTCTACCATCAGAACCACCTCTTGATTGGCCTACTAGAAAGAGGATTGCATTGGGTTCTGCCAGAGCGCTTTCTTATTTGCATGATAATTGTGATCCCAGGATTATCCATCGTGATGTGAAAGCAGCCAATATATTGTTGGATGAAGAGTTTGAGCCTGTTGTCGGTGACTTTGGGTTGGCGAAGTTTATGGATTACAAGGATACCCATGTTACAACTGTTGTGAGGGGTACCATTGGGCACATAGCTCCAGAGTATCTCTCCACAGGAAAGACATCAGAGAAAACTGATGTCTTTGGTTATGGGATTATGCTCTTAGAGCTGATAACTGGCCAGAGAGCATCTGACCTTGCTCGGCTTCCAAATGATGATGATGTTATATTGTTGGATTGG GTCAAAAGCCTTGTGAAAGAGAAGAAGTTGGAGATGCTAGTTGATCCTGATATGCGAAACAATTACATTGAACCTGAGGCAGAGCAACATACTCAAGTTGCATTACTCTGTACCCAAGGCTGGCCTATGGATCGTCCTAAGATGTCAGAGGTAATCAGAATGCTTGAAGGTGATGGCCTTGCAGAAAAGTGGGAGGAGTTGCAAAAGGTAGAGGTCACTAATCAAGAGGTTGAATTAGCCCCGTACCGAACTTCTCAATGGATCCTCAACTCCACAGATAACCTACATGCTTGTGAATTGTCTGGTCCAAGATAA
- the LOC141721391 gene encoding somatic embryogenesis receptor kinase 2-like isoform X2 — protein MILFIKGDALHDLRSSLQDPNNVLQSWDSTLVNPCTWFHVTCNNENSVIRVDLGNAALSGTLVPLGQLKNLQYLELYSNNISGPIPGDLGNLTNLVSLDLYMNSFSGPIPDTLGKLTKLRFLRLNNNSLSGVIPMSLTNIGTLQVLDLSNNHLSGLVPDNGSFSLFTPISFANNLNLCGPVTGKPCPGTPPFSPPRSFVPTSIVPSPGRKDATGSIAGVAAGAALLFAAPAMAFAWWQRRKPREHFSDVPLPAEEDPEVHLGLLKRYSLRELQVATDSFSNKNILGRGGFGKVYKGRLVDGTLVAVKRLKEERTPGGEMQFQTEVEMISMAVHRNLLRLLGFCMTPTERLLVYPYMANGSVASCLRERLPSEPPLDWPTRKRIALGSARALSYLHDNCDPRIIHRDVKAANILLDEEFEPVVGDFGLAKFMDYKDTHVTTVVRGTIGHIAPEYLSTGKTSEKTDVFGYGIMLLELITGQRASDLARLPNDDDVILLDWVKSLVKEKKLEMLVDPDMRNNYIEPEAEQHTQVALLCTQGWPMDRPKMSEVIRMLEGDGLAEKWEELQKVEVTNQEVELAPYRTSQWILNSTDNLHACELSGPR, from the exons ATGATTCTGTTTATAAAAG GAGATGCACTACACGACTTAAGGAGCAGTTTACAAGATCCTAACAATGTGCTTCAGAGTTGGGATTCAACTCTTGTAAACCCTTGTACATGGTTTCATGTCACATGTAACAATGAAAACAGTGTTATAAGAGT TGATCTTGGAAATGCAGCACTGTCTGGTACACTTGTCCCTCTTGGGCAGCTGAAAAACTTACAGTATTT GGAGCTTTATAGTAACAATATAAGTGGACCAATCCCTGGTGATCTTGGAAATCTAACAAATTTGGTGAGCTTGGATCTGTACATGAACAGCTTTTCTGGTCCCATACCGGATACATTAGGAAAATTGACGAAGCTAAGATTCCT AAGGCTCAACAACAACAGCCTCTCTGGGGTGATTCCAATGTCATTGACGAATATCGGGACCCTTCAAGTTTT GGATCTATCAAACAATCATTTATCAGGACTAGTACCAGACAATGGCTCGTTTTCCTTGTTCACTCCCATCAG TTTTGCTAATAATCTAAATTTATGTGGACCGGTTACTGGGAAACCCTGCCCTGGAACTCCACCATTTTCTCCACCACGTTCCTTCGTTCCAACTTCGATAGTACCTTCTCCAG GCAGAAAAGATGCTACTGGATCAATTGCAGGAGTAGCTGCTGGTGCTGCTTTACTCTTTGCAGCCCCTGCAATGGCATTTGCATGGTGGCAAAGAAGAAAACCGCGTGAACATTTCTCTGATGTACCACTACCAG CTGAGGAGGATCCAGAAGTGCACCTAGGTCTACTGAAAAGGTATTCATTGCGAGAATTACAAGTTGCCACAGATAGTTTTAGCAACAAAAACATATTAGGTAGAGGTGGATTCGGTAAGGTATACAAAGGGCGACTTGTTGATGGAACACTTGTGGCAGTCAAAAGGCTAAAAGAAGAACGAACACCTGGCGGAGAGATGCAGTTTCAAACAGAAGTAGAGATGATCAGTATGGCTGTGCATAGAAATCTTTTGCGGCTACTTGGATTTTGCATGACGCCAACTGAACGCCTACTTGTCTATCCATACATGGCTAATGGAAGTGTTGCATCATGTTTAAGAG AGCGTCTACCATCAGAACCACCTCTTGATTGGCCTACTAGAAAGAGGATTGCATTGGGTTCTGCCAGAGCGCTTTCTTATTTGCATGATAATTGTGATCCCAGGATTATCCATCGTGATGTGAAAGCAGCCAATATATTGTTGGATGAAGAGTTTGAGCCTGTTGTCGGTGACTTTGGGTTGGCGAAGTTTATGGATTACAAGGATACCCATGTTACAACTGTTGTGAGGGGTACCATTGGGCACATAGCTCCAGAGTATCTCTCCACAGGAAAGACATCAGAGAAAACTGATGTCTTTGGTTATGGGATTATGCTCTTAGAGCTGATAACTGGCCAGAGAGCATCTGACCTTGCTCGGCTTCCAAATGATGATGATGTTATATTGTTGGATTGG GTCAAAAGCCTTGTGAAAGAGAAGAAGTTGGAGATGCTAGTTGATCCTGATATGCGAAACAATTACATTGAACCTGAGGCAGAGCAACATACTCAAGTTGCATTACTCTGTACCCAAGGCTGGCCTATGGATCGTCCTAAGATGTCAGAGGTAATCAGAATGCTTGAAGGTGATGGCCTTGCAGAAAAGTGGGAGGAGTTGCAAAAGGTAGAGGTCACTAATCAAGAGGTTGAATTAGCCCCGTACCGAACTTCTCAATGGATCCTCAACTCCACAGATAACCTACATGCTTGTGAATTGTCTGGTCCAAGATAA